In Solenopsis invicta isolate M01_SB chromosome 13, UNIL_Sinv_3.0, whole genome shotgun sequence, one DNA window encodes the following:
- the LOC105197022 gene encoding DAZ-associated protein 2, with protein sequence MTDKKAYPVAPHPPTGFVPAPTQPPTYGVAGAAPYGVFPNQPQLYATQGPPPPTYDQTLTHPMMYQPMYGQGYPLQYYPPGYPLQYYPPLAATTAYYPAMQPAPVRPTIMVPNGFDGTRFDSISQPVLPPPPPGVAANAAQLAAMAGHSVALSQKKGSFLGGGTEGGYTFW encoded by the exons CGTATCCGGTTGCGCCGCATCCACCGACTGGCTTTGTCCCCGCGCCGACGCAACCCCCAACCTATGGTG TTGCAGGCGCCGCCCCTTATGGAGTATTTCCCAATCAGCCTCAATTGTACGCGACGCAAGGTCCACCACCGCCAACATATGATCAGACTCTTACGCATCCTATG ATGTATCAACCAATGTATGGACAGGGATATCCTTTGCAATATTATCCACCGGGATACCCCTTACAATATTATCCTCCATTGGCTGCAACAACAGCATACTATCCCGCTATGCAACCCGCTCCTGTAAGACCTACCATTATGGTACCT AATGGTTTTGATGGTACTCGGTTTGACAGCATCTCGCAGCCGGTgttgccaccgccgccaccgggAGTAGCCGCAAATGCCGCGCAATTGGCCGCGATGGCCGGCCACAGTGTGGCTCTCTCGCAAAAGAAGGGCTCGTTCCTAGGAGGAGGAACGGAGGGTGGTTATACCTTTTGGTAA
- the LOC105197023 gene encoding recQ-mediated genome instability protein 1 isoform X3: MNENLLRRIKKRLNEKFYVMNDAWLRDCIEFFIADKAPHEITDGDILKFVEGQWQLSDLREISNENGCLPRNLVQQTCTVLPDTYILQVDKMYDIASAKYKQLCEIRKIDGKNLEVTEAEKSEEEWQPKGRRMMQLCLTDGIQDVTAIEYTPIKQITGTLLPGYKIMIIGPINCRRGIILLENGKYKEIGGEVESLLKSNALENVLARALEEPENPDPYNDNASSRITNQNGQNTALNSNNDSFFDDDFEEVIDLEEVTVIERRKEETESVQENTCSHGQVTRKETNEITEDTLEDIDFEPLENCQQNENSLKKKTEMYPVFKVPRLKSNCSALLEVEKCTVTKAAESGKSVVNTLRAVQQVPKTITIPNFFEPQTVPKTCDVLSDVLREPITGKIYRTVKCRVKNLVSKLTKQGKCWSLTAIIADHTSSVEVCFNSKILEEFLGFTVAEFLQKKKLAKLDPQVNNELRLSLRKAQQEIQNLDALLKLELAQDQMPEVIDITLLSAQEKEDLMKRGLRKS, translated from the exons atgaatgaaaatttGCTGAGACGGATCAAGAAACGGTTGAACGAAAAGTTTTATGTGATGAATGATGCGTGGTTAAGAGATTGTATTGAATTCTTCATTGCAGATAAAGCTCCTCATGAA ATAACAGATGGggacattttaaaatttgttgaagGCCAGTGGCAACTGAGTGATCTACGAGAGATTAGCAATGAGAATGGATGTCTCCCAAGAAATCTGGTACAGCAGACATGTACTGTTCTTCCAGATACCTATATCCTGCAG GTAGACAAGATGTATGACATAGCAAGTGCCAAATATAAGCAGCTctgtgaaattcgcaaaattgaTGGTAAAAACTTGGAAGTAACAGAAGCAGAGAAGTCTGAAGAAGAATGGCAACCTAAAGGCAGAAGAATGATGCAACTGTGCCTTACTGACGGAATACAGGATGTTACTGCAATAGAATACACTCCGATCAAACAAATAACC GGTACATTACTTCCTGGTTATAAGATAATGATAATTGGACCAATTAACTGCAGGCGCGGTATTATTCTTTTAGAAAACGGCAAGTACAAGGAGATCGGAGGAGAAGTGGAGTCTTTGTTGAAATCCAATGCGCTGGAAAACGTCTTAGCGAGAGCTTT AGAAGAACCTGAAAATCCCGATCCCTACAATGATAACGCATCATCCAGAATAACAAATCAGAATGGCCAGAACACGGCACTTAATTCTAATAACGACAGTTTTTTTGATGATGATTTTGAAGAAGTTATTGACTTGGAAGAAGTGACAGTGATTGAACGACGTAAAGAGGAAACCGAAAGTGTTCAAGAAAATACTTGCAGTCATGGACAAGTGACTAGAAAAGAAACAAATGAAATTACAGAAGATACATTGGAAGATATAGACTTTGAACCTTTAGAGAATTG tcaaCAAAATGAAAATTCTTTGAAGAAGAAAACTGAAATGTATCCCGTTTTCAAAGTACCTAGATTAAAATCTAATTGTAGCGCGCTATTGGAAGTTGAGAAATGTACAGTCACGAAAGCGGCAGAAAGTGGAAAATCAGtg GTGAATACTTTAAGAGCAGTACAACAAGTGCCAAAAACTATAACTATTCCCAACTTTTTCGAGCCCCAAACAGTTCCCAAAACCTGTGATGTCTTAAGCGACGTGTTACGCGAACCTATTACAGGAAAAATATACAGGACAGTGAAATGTCGAGTAAAAAACCTAGTTTCAAAACTAACGAAACAGGGTAAATGCTGGTCGTTAACAGCAATCATCGCGGATCACACTTCCAGTGTAGAAGTATGCTTCAATTCTAAG ATTCTGGAAGAATTTCTCGGATTCACTGTAGCagaatttttacagaaaaagaaaCTTGCCAAATTAGATCCTCAAGTAAACAATGAATTACGATTG AGTTTACGCAAAGCGCAACAAGAAATTCAGAATCTGGATGCGTTGTTGAAACTAGAATTGGCTCAGGATCAAATGCCCGAAGTCATTGATATTACGCTATTGTCTGCGCAAGAAAAGGAAGATCTTATGAAGAGAGGTTTGCGCAAAtcgtaa
- the LOC105197023 gene encoding recQ-mediated genome instability protein 1 isoform X1 — protein MNENLLRRIKKRLNEKFYVMNDAWLRDCIEFFIADKAPHEITDGDILKFVEGQWQLSDLREISNENGCLPRNLVQQTCTVLPDTYILQVDKMYDIASAKYKQLCEIRKIDGKNLEVTEAEKSEEEWQPKGRRMMQLCLTDGIQDVTAIEYTPIKQITGTLLPGYKIMIIGPINCRRGIILLENGKYKEIGGEVESLLKSNALENVLARALEEPENPDPYNDNASSRITNQNGQNTALNSNNDSFFDDDFEEVIDLEEVTVIERRKEETESVQENTCSHGQVTRKETNEITEDTLEDIDFEPLENWPSEPSMISSRVLLSRTETEKNDKRDIMIIEEASTSTRNFHDKQPLSTSSIKNQNFSEFPDDDFDFDDCNVIIKTNELQSQQNENSLKKKTEMYPVFKVPRLKSNCSALLEVEKCTVTKAAESGKSVVNTLRAVQQVPKTITIPNFFEPQTVPKTCDVLSDVLREPITGKIYRTVKCRVKNLVSKLTKQGKCWSLTAIIADHTSSVEVCFNSKILEEFLGFTVAEFLQKKKLAKLDPQVNNELRLSLRKAQQEIQNLDALLKLELAQDQMPEVIDITLLSAQEKEDLMKRGLRKS, from the exons atgaatgaaaatttGCTGAGACGGATCAAGAAACGGTTGAACGAAAAGTTTTATGTGATGAATGATGCGTGGTTAAGAGATTGTATTGAATTCTTCATTGCAGATAAAGCTCCTCATGAA ATAACAGATGGggacattttaaaatttgttgaagGCCAGTGGCAACTGAGTGATCTACGAGAGATTAGCAATGAGAATGGATGTCTCCCAAGAAATCTGGTACAGCAGACATGTACTGTTCTTCCAGATACCTATATCCTGCAG GTAGACAAGATGTATGACATAGCAAGTGCCAAATATAAGCAGCTctgtgaaattcgcaaaattgaTGGTAAAAACTTGGAAGTAACAGAAGCAGAGAAGTCTGAAGAAGAATGGCAACCTAAAGGCAGAAGAATGATGCAACTGTGCCTTACTGACGGAATACAGGATGTTACTGCAATAGAATACACTCCGATCAAACAAATAACC GGTACATTACTTCCTGGTTATAAGATAATGATAATTGGACCAATTAACTGCAGGCGCGGTATTATTCTTTTAGAAAACGGCAAGTACAAGGAGATCGGAGGAGAAGTGGAGTCTTTGTTGAAATCCAATGCGCTGGAAAACGTCTTAGCGAGAGCTTT AGAAGAACCTGAAAATCCCGATCCCTACAATGATAACGCATCATCCAGAATAACAAATCAGAATGGCCAGAACACGGCACTTAATTCTAATAACGACAGTTTTTTTGATGATGATTTTGAAGAAGTTATTGACTTGGAAGAAGTGACAGTGATTGAACGACGTAAAGAGGAAACCGAAAGTGTTCAAGAAAATACTTGCAGTCATGGACAAGTGACTAGAAAAGAAACAAATGAAATTACAGAAGATACATTGGAAGATATAGACTTTGAACCTTTAGAGAATTG GCCCAGTGAGCCCTCAATGATATCCTCTCGAGTATTGCTGTCGCGAACAGAGACTGAGAAAAATGATAAACGGGATATAATGATAATCGAAGAAGCGTCAACTTCTACACGCAATTTTCACGACAAACAACCGTTATCTACAAGTTCTATTaagaatcaaaatttttctgaatttcctGATGATGATTTTGATTTCGATGATTGCAACGTCATAATTAAAACGAATGAATTGCAGAG tcaaCAAAATGAAAATTCTTTGAAGAAGAAAACTGAAATGTATCCCGTTTTCAAAGTACCTAGATTAAAATCTAATTGTAGCGCGCTATTGGAAGTTGAGAAATGTACAGTCACGAAAGCGGCAGAAAGTGGAAAATCAGtg GTGAATACTTTAAGAGCAGTACAACAAGTGCCAAAAACTATAACTATTCCCAACTTTTTCGAGCCCCAAACAGTTCCCAAAACCTGTGATGTCTTAAGCGACGTGTTACGCGAACCTATTACAGGAAAAATATACAGGACAGTGAAATGTCGAGTAAAAAACCTAGTTTCAAAACTAACGAAACAGGGTAAATGCTGGTCGTTAACAGCAATCATCGCGGATCACACTTCCAGTGTAGAAGTATGCTTCAATTCTAAG ATTCTGGAAGAATTTCTCGGATTCACTGTAGCagaatttttacagaaaaagaaaCTTGCCAAATTAGATCCTCAAGTAAACAATGAATTACGATTG AGTTTACGCAAAGCGCAACAAGAAATTCAGAATCTGGATGCGTTGTTGAAACTAGAATTGGCTCAGGATCAAATGCCCGAAGTCATTGATATTACGCTATTGTCTGCGCAAGAAAAGGAAGATCTTATGAAGAGAGGTTTGCGCAAAtcgtaa
- the LOC105197023 gene encoding recQ-mediated genome instability protein 1 isoform X4 has protein sequence MYDIASAKYKQLCEIRKIDGKNLEVTEAEKSEEEWQPKGRRMMQLCLTDGIQDVTAIEYTPIKQITGTLLPGYKIMIIGPINCRRGIILLENGKYKEIGGEVESLLKSNALENVLARALEEPENPDPYNDNASSRITNQNGQNTALNSNNDSFFDDDFEEVIDLEEVTVIERRKEETESVQENTCSHGQVTRKETNEITEDTLEDIDFEPLENWPSEPSMISSRVLLSRTETEKNDKRDIMIIEEASTSTRNFHDKQPLSTSSIKNQNFSEFPDDDFDFDDCNVIIKTNELQSQQNENSLKKKTEMYPVFKVPRLKSNCSALLEVEKCTVTKAAESGKSVVNTLRAVQQVPKTITIPNFFEPQTVPKTCDVLSDVLREPITGKIYRTVKCRVKNLVSKLTKQGKCWSLTAIIADHTSSVEVCFNSKILEEFLGFTVAEFLQKKKLAKLDPQVNNELRLSLRKAQQEIQNLDALLKLELAQDQMPEVIDITLLSAQEKEDLMKRGLRKS, from the exons ATGTATGACATAGCAAGTGCCAAATATAAGCAGCTctgtgaaattcgcaaaattgaTGGTAAAAACTTGGAAGTAACAGAAGCAGAGAAGTCTGAAGAAGAATGGCAACCTAAAGGCAGAAGAATGATGCAACTGTGCCTTACTGACGGAATACAGGATGTTACTGCAATAGAATACACTCCGATCAAACAAATAACC GGTACATTACTTCCTGGTTATAAGATAATGATAATTGGACCAATTAACTGCAGGCGCGGTATTATTCTTTTAGAAAACGGCAAGTACAAGGAGATCGGAGGAGAAGTGGAGTCTTTGTTGAAATCCAATGCGCTGGAAAACGTCTTAGCGAGAGCTTT AGAAGAACCTGAAAATCCCGATCCCTACAATGATAACGCATCATCCAGAATAACAAATCAGAATGGCCAGAACACGGCACTTAATTCTAATAACGACAGTTTTTTTGATGATGATTTTGAAGAAGTTATTGACTTGGAAGAAGTGACAGTGATTGAACGACGTAAAGAGGAAACCGAAAGTGTTCAAGAAAATACTTGCAGTCATGGACAAGTGACTAGAAAAGAAACAAATGAAATTACAGAAGATACATTGGAAGATATAGACTTTGAACCTTTAGAGAATTG GCCCAGTGAGCCCTCAATGATATCCTCTCGAGTATTGCTGTCGCGAACAGAGACTGAGAAAAATGATAAACGGGATATAATGATAATCGAAGAAGCGTCAACTTCTACACGCAATTTTCACGACAAACAACCGTTATCTACAAGTTCTATTaagaatcaaaatttttctgaatttcctGATGATGATTTTGATTTCGATGATTGCAACGTCATAATTAAAACGAATGAATTGCAGAG tcaaCAAAATGAAAATTCTTTGAAGAAGAAAACTGAAATGTATCCCGTTTTCAAAGTACCTAGATTAAAATCTAATTGTAGCGCGCTATTGGAAGTTGAGAAATGTACAGTCACGAAAGCGGCAGAAAGTGGAAAATCAGtg GTGAATACTTTAAGAGCAGTACAACAAGTGCCAAAAACTATAACTATTCCCAACTTTTTCGAGCCCCAAACAGTTCCCAAAACCTGTGATGTCTTAAGCGACGTGTTACGCGAACCTATTACAGGAAAAATATACAGGACAGTGAAATGTCGAGTAAAAAACCTAGTTTCAAAACTAACGAAACAGGGTAAATGCTGGTCGTTAACAGCAATCATCGCGGATCACACTTCCAGTGTAGAAGTATGCTTCAATTCTAAG ATTCTGGAAGAATTTCTCGGATTCACTGTAGCagaatttttacagaaaaagaaaCTTGCCAAATTAGATCCTCAAGTAAACAATGAATTACGATTG AGTTTACGCAAAGCGCAACAAGAAATTCAGAATCTGGATGCGTTGTTGAAACTAGAATTGGCTCAGGATCAAATGCCCGAAGTCATTGATATTACGCTATTGTCTGCGCAAGAAAAGGAAGATCTTATGAAGAGAGGTTTGCGCAAAtcgtaa
- the LOC105197023 gene encoding recQ-mediated genome instability protein 1 isoform X2 codes for MNENLLRRIKKRLNEKFYVMNDAWLRDCIEFFIADKAPHEITDGDILKFVEGQWQLSDLREISNENGCLPRNLVQQTCTVLPDTYILQVDKMYDIASAKYKQLCEIRKIDGKNLEVTEAEKSEEEWQPKGRRMMQLCLTDGIQDVTAIEYTPIKQITGTLLPGYKIMIIGPINCRRGIILLENGKYKEIGGEVESLLKSNALENVLARALEEPENPDPYNDNASSRITNQNGQNTALNSNNDSFFDDDFEEVIDLEEVTVIERRKEETESVQENTCSHGQVTRKETNEITEDTLEDIDFEPLENWPSEPSMISSRVLLSRTETEKNDKRDIMIIEEASTSTRNFHDKQPLSTSSIKNQNFSEFPDDDFDFDDCNVIIKTNELQSQQNENSLKKKTEMYPVFKVPRLKSNCSALLEVEKCTVTKAAESGKSVVNTLRAVQQVPKTITIPNFFEPQTVPKTCDVLSDVLREPITGKIYRTVKCRVKNLVSKLTKQGKCWSLTAIIADHTSSVEVCFNSKILEEFLGFTVAEFLQKKKLAKLDPQVNNELRLINVK; via the exons atgaatgaaaatttGCTGAGACGGATCAAGAAACGGTTGAACGAAAAGTTTTATGTGATGAATGATGCGTGGTTAAGAGATTGTATTGAATTCTTCATTGCAGATAAAGCTCCTCATGAA ATAACAGATGGggacattttaaaatttgttgaagGCCAGTGGCAACTGAGTGATCTACGAGAGATTAGCAATGAGAATGGATGTCTCCCAAGAAATCTGGTACAGCAGACATGTACTGTTCTTCCAGATACCTATATCCTGCAG GTAGACAAGATGTATGACATAGCAAGTGCCAAATATAAGCAGCTctgtgaaattcgcaaaattgaTGGTAAAAACTTGGAAGTAACAGAAGCAGAGAAGTCTGAAGAAGAATGGCAACCTAAAGGCAGAAGAATGATGCAACTGTGCCTTACTGACGGAATACAGGATGTTACTGCAATAGAATACACTCCGATCAAACAAATAACC GGTACATTACTTCCTGGTTATAAGATAATGATAATTGGACCAATTAACTGCAGGCGCGGTATTATTCTTTTAGAAAACGGCAAGTACAAGGAGATCGGAGGAGAAGTGGAGTCTTTGTTGAAATCCAATGCGCTGGAAAACGTCTTAGCGAGAGCTTT AGAAGAACCTGAAAATCCCGATCCCTACAATGATAACGCATCATCCAGAATAACAAATCAGAATGGCCAGAACACGGCACTTAATTCTAATAACGACAGTTTTTTTGATGATGATTTTGAAGAAGTTATTGACTTGGAAGAAGTGACAGTGATTGAACGACGTAAAGAGGAAACCGAAAGTGTTCAAGAAAATACTTGCAGTCATGGACAAGTGACTAGAAAAGAAACAAATGAAATTACAGAAGATACATTGGAAGATATAGACTTTGAACCTTTAGAGAATTG GCCCAGTGAGCCCTCAATGATATCCTCTCGAGTATTGCTGTCGCGAACAGAGACTGAGAAAAATGATAAACGGGATATAATGATAATCGAAGAAGCGTCAACTTCTACACGCAATTTTCACGACAAACAACCGTTATCTACAAGTTCTATTaagaatcaaaatttttctgaatttcctGATGATGATTTTGATTTCGATGATTGCAACGTCATAATTAAAACGAATGAATTGCAGAG tcaaCAAAATGAAAATTCTTTGAAGAAGAAAACTGAAATGTATCCCGTTTTCAAAGTACCTAGATTAAAATCTAATTGTAGCGCGCTATTGGAAGTTGAGAAATGTACAGTCACGAAAGCGGCAGAAAGTGGAAAATCAGtg GTGAATACTTTAAGAGCAGTACAACAAGTGCCAAAAACTATAACTATTCCCAACTTTTTCGAGCCCCAAACAGTTCCCAAAACCTGTGATGTCTTAAGCGACGTGTTACGCGAACCTATTACAGGAAAAATATACAGGACAGTGAAATGTCGAGTAAAAAACCTAGTTTCAAAACTAACGAAACAGGGTAAATGCTGGTCGTTAACAGCAATCATCGCGGATCACACTTCCAGTGTAGAAGTATGCTTCAATTCTAAG ATTCTGGAAGAATTTCTCGGATTCACTGTAGCagaatttttacagaaaaagaaaCTTGCCAAATTAGATCCTCAAGTAAACAATGAATTACGATTG ataaatgtCAAATAG